Proteins found in one Methanospirillum hungatei JF-1 genomic segment:
- a CDS encoding metallophosphoesterase translates to MEEEQRILFLADIHMGIEHELQKYGFHIRTRGQDRIRRICDLITEAQPDLMVILGDIKHRIPGTSYQEFFELGSLFSAIRKIIPFIVTPGNHDPGIEEFLKPEELRKKEGSLIGSIGILHGHTIPDPDLQGHLILCGHHHPVVSLTDQVGVALKSPCFILGEIDEHIFTQDPDEEGRTRLLMVPSCNELTGYGIEKTFRSPFSPLSRSLHIESAEILLPDGTYAGDLHSHLAYEKDTPA, encoded by the coding sequence GTGGAAGAAGAACAAAGGATCCTTTTTCTTGCCGATATTCATATGGGTATTGAGCATGAACTGCAAAAATATGGGTTTCATATCAGAACCCGTGGGCAGGATCGTATTCGTCGTATCTGTGATCTCATAACCGAGGCACAGCCTGATCTGATGGTGATCCTAGGTGACATTAAGCACCGTATTCCGGGGACATCGTACCAGGAGTTTTTTGAACTCGGCAGTCTCTTTTCAGCTATCCGAAAGATCATCCCCTTTATCGTCACTCCAGGGAATCATGATCCGGGAATTGAGGAATTTTTAAAGCCTGAAGAATTGAGGAAGAAAGAAGGGTCTCTTATAGGATCAATAGGGATCCTGCATGGTCATACAATTCCTGATCCTGACCTTCAGGGTCATCTTATCCTGTGCGGCCATCATCACCCAGTGGTATCACTGACAGACCAGGTCGGAGTTGCCTTGAAGTCTCCCTGTTTTATCCTGGGAGAGATAGATGAGCATATATTTACACAAGACCCTGATGAAGAGGGAAGGACCAGACTCCTGATGGTTCCATCATGTAATGAACTGACCGGATATGGGATAGAAAAGACATTCCGATCCCCCTTCTCACCACTGTCCAGGTCACTCCACATTGAATCAGCAGAGATTCTGCTGCCAGATGGAACATATGCAGGAGATCTCCACTCCCATCTTGCCTATGAAAAAGACACACCAGCTTGA